DNA sequence from the Puntigrus tetrazona isolate hp1 chromosome 2, ASM1883169v1, whole genome shotgun sequence genome:
AACCACTCCTAGGTTTAGTAGGTTTTATTGCCATCTTTTGGGCTCCTGCTCAGTCTTGAAGTGATCCTTAACACACTTAagttatgcttttatttgtttttttattccttttatttctATGGTCTAGAATTTCTATTTCTAGACAGTTTTTGAGCTTCTAGATGTATCTGTAAGTAAAATGGCAGAAGCCAGCTTTTTAGGGGCTCAGCATGAGTTTAGGTGTTCAGTTTGTCTGAATGTACTGAAAGATGCAGTGGCCCTCACCTGTGGACACAGTTACTGTATGCGCTGTATTATAGACTACTGGGATCAGAAGACAATCTACAGCTGCCCTCAGTGCAGAAAGACCTTCACTCCAACACCTGTTTTAGGTAAAAACACCATGCTGGCTGAAGTGGTGGAGAAAATCAAAAAGACAAAGCTAGAAGCTGCTTGTCTTGATCAAAGTTATGCTCAATCTGGAGATGTGGAGTGTGACGTCTGTACTGAGGACAAAAGCAAAGCCATCAAGTCCTGTCTGGTGTGTCTGGAATCTTATTGTCAGGCACATTTTAAATGGCATGAAGAATTTCACTCAGGAAAGCGACACAAAATGACTGAAGCCACTGGACGACTGCAAGAGATGATCTGCCCTCAACATGATAAACTGCTGGAGATTTTCTGTCGTACTGATCAGTCctgtatatgttatatgtgtATGGTAGATGAACACAAAAACCATGACACTGTATCAGCTGCAGCAGAGAGGACTGAGAAACAGGTACAAATTATACCATATCCTAAATTAGAGTTATTTATGCCTACTTGGATCAGCCTACTCAGTTATGCTGAATAATAAATGTCTAGTTCTTAATATGGACAAAGGAAAAAATAGTTTCtccacttattttttttaaactgtccTTTGTGACATTCTCTACAAGgaata
Encoded proteins:
- the LOC122357891 gene encoding tripartite motif-containing protein 29-like, which codes for MAEASFLGAQHEFRCSVCLNVLKDAVALTCGHSYCMRCIIDYWDQKTIYSCPQCRKTFTPTPVLGKNTMLAEVVEKIKKTKLEAACLDQSYAQSGDVECDVCTEDKSKAIKSCLVCLESYCQAHFKWHEEFHSGKRHKMTEATGRLQEMICPQHDKLLEIFCRTDQSCICYMCMVDEHKNHDTVSAAAERTEKQRHLEETQRTNQQRIQERQKELEELRKAVESYKRSAQTAVEDSERIFTELILSIERSRSEVKQLIRDQEKAAVSQAEGQMKRLEQEIEDLRRRDFELEQLSYTDNLIHFLQSFQSLTIPPGSTDCPSFTVSSLLSFDDVKKCVLNLREKLEHFCKEEKEMLSCRASVGFQ